The genomic region TGCATGCCGCCGGTGACCTTGGCCATGCGCGATTGCGAGAGCTCGGCCACCTTGTTGACGGCGTCGTTGATGGCCGCCGCGATCAGATCTTCGAGCATCTCCGGATCATCTTTCAACAGTGTCGGATCGATGCGCACCCGTCGGGTCTCATGGCGGCCGCTCATGGTCACACTGACCATGCCGCCGCCTGAAGTCCCGGTGACTTCAGCAGTCTGCAACTCCTTCTGCGCCTGCTCCATCTGCGCCTGCAGTTCTTCCTGCATGCGCTGAGCCTGCTGCAGGATGTTTCCCAATCCGCCACGCATGATTCTGCCCTCCTTAGTTCAACCCAGAAACCTCATTTGACCGCTTCTTGAAGTTCGTAGGCCGATGATTCTTTTGGATTTTCGGCTGCTAGATCAACTCACACATCGGGTGAGTCCGCTACGGGGCAGATTGCACGGTTACGGCGACGCAGGGCTGCGTTGCAACTCGTCGGAATAGGTGGCTATTCCTCCTCTCTGCGCCTTGCCCTGCACCACCATAACCGCACACTCTACCCCGTTCAACTGAGGTTTCTGGGTTCAATCCACTTGCAGTGAGCCCGGCACCACGCGGGCACCGAACTCCTG from Rhodanobacteraceae bacterium harbors:
- a CDS encoding YbaB/EbfC family nucleoid-associated protein, which encodes MRGGLGNILQQAQRMQEELQAQMEQAQKELQTAEVTGTSGGGMVSVTMSGRHETRRVRIDPTLLKDDPEMLEDLIAAAINDAVNKVAELSQSRMAKVTGGMQLPPGFKLPF